A genomic stretch from Lathyrus oleraceus cultivar Zhongwan6 chromosome 2, CAAS_Psat_ZW6_1.0, whole genome shotgun sequence includes:
- the LOC127118790 gene encoding uncharacterized protein LOC127118790 isoform X2, translated as MAFGWLQLTGNIGSIVGGLFSLLIAPITVFGIPGWRVSFHVVGLISIIVGTLVYIFAKDPHFEDKGTLRNNSNSVQKETFWSGVKALIQEAKSVSRISSFQIIVAQGVTGSFPWSALSFAPMWLELTGFSHGKTAFLIALFVVASSLGGLFGGKMGDILSRHLPNSGRIILAQISSGSAIPLAAILLLGLPDDPSTTLSHGLLLIIMGFSISWNAPATNNPIFAEIVPERARTSVYALDRSFESILSSFAPPAVGILAQHVYGYQPIPEGSSESQEILTDRGNAASLAKSLYTAIGIPMALCCLIYSFLYKTYPKDRERARMDVLIESEMQHIESDGLIVDKSEEMYIGDYDGDGVDLDDEEHVFL; from the exons ATGGCTTTTGGATGGCTTCAACTAACCGGTAACATTGGTTCAATTGTTGGTGGCCTCTTCTCACTTTTGATAGCTCCAATAACAGTCTTTGGTATCCCTGGTTGGAGAGTTTCATTTCATGTTGTTGGGTTAATAAGTATTATAGTTGGTACTTTAGTATACATCTTTGCCAAAGATCCACATTTCGAAGATAAAGGCACACTTAGAAATAATAGCAATTCAGTTCAAAAGGAAACATTTTGGTCTGGTGTAAAAGCTTTGATCCAGGAAGCCAAATCGGTTTCTAGGATTTCGTCTTTCCAGATCATTGTAGCACAAGGTGTCACTGGCTCGTTTCCTTGGTCGGCTTTATCGTTTGCGCCGATGTGGTTAGAATTGACTGGCTTCTCCCATGGGAAAACTGCTTTCCTTATAGCTTTGTTTGTGGTTGCAAGCTCTCTTGGGGGCTTGTTTGGAGGAAAGATGGGGGATATCCTGTCCAGGCATCTTCCGAATTCGGGGAGGATAATTCTAGCACAGATAAGCTCTGGATCCGCAATTCCACTGGCAGCAATTCTTTTGTTGGGTTTACCAGATGATCCATCTACAACATTGTCACATGGTTTGCTACTAATCATTATGGGATTCTCTATATCTTGGAATGCTCCTGCTACAAATAA TCCAATTTTTGCAGAGATAGTTCCAGAGAGAGCCCGAACAAGTGTATACGCATTGGACCGGTCTTTCGAGTCTATACTATCATCTTTTGCTCCCCCTGCGGTGGGGATTTTGGCACAACATGTTTACGGGTATCAGCCCATTCCTGAAGGTTCTAGTGAATCTCAAGAAATTTTAACAGACAGAGGGAATGCTGCATCATTGGCGAAATCCCTTTACACGGCAATAGGAATTCCAATGGCTCTGTGTTGTTTAATATACTCATTTCTTTATAAGACCTATCCGAAGGATAGAGAACGAGCTAGGATGGACGTTTTAATAGAATCGGAGATGCAGCATATTGAATCGGACGGCTTAATCGTGGATAAGTCCGAGGAAATGTATATCGGAGATTATGATGGTGATGGTGTTGATCTTGACGATGAAGAGCATGTATTTCTCTAG
- the LOC127118790 gene encoding uncharacterized protein LOC127118790 isoform X1, with protein MKAETVTLVLVNLAGIMEKADESLLPGVYKEVGADLHTDPTGLGSLTLFRSIVQSGCYPIAAYLATRHNRAHVIALGAFLWAAATFLVAFSSSFFQVALSRGLNGIGLALVTPAIQSLVADSTDDNNRGMAFGWLQLTGNIGSIVGGLFSLLIAPITVFGIPGWRVSFHVVGLISIIVGTLVYIFAKDPHFEDKGTLRNNSNSVQKETFWSGVKALIQEAKSVSRISSFQIIVAQGVTGSFPWSALSFAPMWLELTGFSHGKTAFLIALFVVASSLGGLFGGKMGDILSRHLPNSGRIILAQISSGSAIPLAAILLLGLPDDPSTTLSHGLLLIIMGFSISWNAPATNNPIFAEIVPERARTSVYALDRSFESILSSFAPPAVGILAQHVYGYQPIPEGSSESQEILTDRGNAASLAKSLYTAIGIPMALCCLIYSFLYKTYPKDRERARMDVLIESEMQHIESDGLIVDKSEEMYIGDYDGDGVDLDDEEHVFL; from the exons TCGGTGCGGATCTCCATACTGACCCAACCGGACTCGGTTCACTCACCCTTTTCCGATCCATTGTTCAGTCTGGTTGTTATCCAATTGCCGCGTACCTCGCCACGCGCCATAATCGTGCTCATGTTATCGCTCTCGGGGCTTTTCTTTGGGCTGCCGCTACTTTCCTTGTTGCTTTCTCCTCTAGTTTCTTTCAG GTAGCGTTGTCGCGGGGATTAAATGGGATTGGTCTCGCACTTGTAACTCCTGCAATTCAGTCCCTTGTTGCAGACTCTACTGACGATAACAATCGTGGCATGGCTTTTGGATGGCTTCAACTAACCGGTAACATTGGTTCAATTGTTGGTGGCCTCTTCTCACTTTTGATAGCTCCAATAACAGTCTTTGGTATCCCTGGTTGGAGAGTTTCATTTCATGTTGTTGGGTTAATAAGTATTATAGTTGGTACTTTAGTATACATCTTTGCCAAAGATCCACATTTCGAAGATAAAGGCACACTTAGAAATAATAGCAATTCAGTTCAAAAGGAAACATTTTGGTCTGGTGTAAAAGCTTTGATCCAGGAAGCCAAATCGGTTTCTAGGATTTCGTCTTTCCAGATCATTGTAGCACAAGGTGTCACTGGCTCGTTTCCTTGGTCGGCTTTATCGTTTGCGCCGATGTGGTTAGAATTGACTGGCTTCTCCCATGGGAAAACTGCTTTCCTTATAGCTTTGTTTGTGGTTGCAAGCTCTCTTGGGGGCTTGTTTGGAGGAAAGATGGGGGATATCCTGTCCAGGCATCTTCCGAATTCGGGGAGGATAATTCTAGCACAGATAAGCTCTGGATCCGCAATTCCACTGGCAGCAATTCTTTTGTTGGGTTTACCAGATGATCCATCTACAACATTGTCACATGGTTTGCTACTAATCATTATGGGATTCTCTATATCTTGGAATGCTCCTGCTACAAATAA TCCAATTTTTGCAGAGATAGTTCCAGAGAGAGCCCGAACAAGTGTATACGCATTGGACCGGTCTTTCGAGTCTATACTATCATCTTTTGCTCCCCCTGCGGTGGGGATTTTGGCACAACATGTTTACGGGTATCAGCCCATTCCTGAAGGTTCTAGTGAATCTCAAGAAATTTTAACAGACAGAGGGAATGCTGCATCATTGGCGAAATCCCTTTACACGGCAATAGGAATTCCAATGGCTCTGTGTTGTTTAATATACTCATTTCTTTATAAGACCTATCCGAAGGATAGAGAACGAGCTAGGATGGACGTTTTAATAGAATCGGAGATGCAGCATATTGAATCGGACGGCTTAATCGTGGATAAGTCCGAGGAAATGTATATCGGAGATTATGATGGTGATGGTGTTGATCTTGACGATGAAGAGCATGTATTTCTCTAG